The Streptomyces fungicidicus nucleotide sequence TGGCGGCGGCGACGGCGAGAACGGTGCGAACGGCAAGAATCCCGTGCCCTCCATCACCCCGGGTCCGTCCGGTTCTGGGCCGGCGATCAGTCAGGCGCCCGGCGGGCGCGACGAGTCGGGGGACGGCGGATCCGACGGTTCCGACGAGCCGGGCGGCTCGGACGGGTCGGGTGGCTCGTCGTCGGGGTCCGGTGACGACGGGGCCAACGGCGACCCGGCGGACTCCGGTGGCGGCGAAGGCTCGGGCGGTGGTGCCGGCGACGGCGCGGGCGGCGGCTCCGGAGGCGGCACGTCGGCCGGGGTCGGCGCGGGCGACGCGCTGCCGGCCGGTTCGGGCTCCTCGCTGGCCAAGTGCTCGGCAAACGCGGTCAAGTTCACTCTGCGCAGCTCCCGCAACGCCTACGAGCCGGGACAGACGCCCACGTTCCTGCTCACCGCGCGGAACGTCTCCGGCAGCGACTGCAAGGTCGATCTCGGGCCGGAGAGCGCGGTGTTGACGATCACTCCGGCGAACGGCGACGACCCGTACTGGGCGTCCGACGACTGCCCGAAGGGTGCGCGGAGCCTGGTGTTCCGGGTGCCGGCGGAGGACAGCATCACCTACACCGTGAAGTGGGACCGCAAGGCGAGCGCGCCGGAGTGCGCGACGCCGAAGGCGGGGGCGGCCGGTGCGGGCACCTACCTGGTGGAGGCGAAGGCGCCGGGGTTCGAGAAGGTGCGGACGTCGTTCGTGCTGGAGGCGGACTAGGGCGCGACAGGCCCTGGCCGCCCGCGGCCGAGCGGGCGGTTCCCTAGACGTACCGCTCGAGGATCGAGCTCTCCGCCAGGCGGGACAGCCCCTCGCGCACGCTGCGCGCCCGCGCCTCGCCGACCCCGTCCACCGTCTGCAGATCGTCCACACTGGCCGCGAGCAGCTTCTGCAGCCCGCCGAAGTGCTCCACCAGCCGGTCGATGATCGCGCCCGGCAGCCTCGGCACCTTCGCCAGCAGGCGGAAGCCGCGCGGGGACACCGCGGAGTCCAGCGTCTCCGGTGAGCCGGTGTAGCCCAGGGCGCGGGCGACCGTCGGCAGTTCCAGGAGCTCCGCCTGGGGGAGCGCGTTCAGTTCGTGCAGGGCCTCGTCGACCGTGCGGGAGCGCTTGGCGGTGGGCTCGGGCACGTAGTCCCGCACGACCAGCTCGCGCTCCGGCTCCACGCCCGCGATCAACTCGTCGAGCTGGAGGGCGAGGAGACGGCCGTCGGTGCCCAGTTCGACCACGTATTCGGCGATTTCAGTGGCGATGCGGCGCACCATCTCCAGCCGCTGCGCGACCGCGGAGACGTCCCGGACGGTCACCAGGTCCTCGATCTCCAGCGCCGACAGCGTGCCGGCCACCTCGTCGAGGCGGAGCTTGTAGCGCTCCAGGGTGGCCAGCGCCTGGTTGGCACGGGACAGGATCGCCGCCGAGTCCTCCAGGACCCGGCGGTGGCCGTCGACGTACAGCGCGATCAGGCGCATCGACTGCGACACCGAGACGACGGGGAAGCCGACCTGCTTGGAGACGCGGTCGGCGGTGCGGTGCCGGGTGCCGGTCTCCTCGGTGGGGATGGTGGGGTCCGGCACCAGCTGGACGCCGGCCCGCAGGATCTTGGACAGGTCGGACGACAGGACGATGCCGCCGTCCAGCTTGCACAGTTCGCGCAGCCGGGTCGCGGTGAACTCGACGTCCAGCACGAAACCGCCGCTGCAGAGCGTCTCGACGGTCTTGTCGAATCCGAGGACGATGAGGCCGCCGGTGTTGCCGCGGAGCACGCGCTCCAGGCCGTCACGGAGATGGGTGCCGGGTGCCACGGCGCTCAGCGAGGCGCGCATCAGGCCATCGGAACCGGCACTCCCACCGGACTTTCCGGGAGCTCCTGCCCGGTCGTTGGCTGCCACTGCACTCCTCCGTCGCAGGTTCTGGGCGCCCCCGGTTCGTACGGACGGGCGAGACCTGGGCAAAGTCTACCGGCGCTGCTCCTCGTCCCGTGGGGCGTCTCGGCGACGGGAGCGGGGAAGAACCTGCAGCGCGTCCCCTATGTCCGCCACTTCCAGCACCTTCATGCCCGGCGGGACCTTGCCCGGATCGCCCGGAACCAGGGCGTGCGTGAAGCCCAGACGGTGGGCCTCGGCGAGCCTGCGCTGCACGCCCGTGACCCGTCTCACCTCGCCGGCCAGGCCGACCTCGCCGATCGCGACCAGGTTCTTCGGCAGTGGGGTGTCGCTCGCCGCCGACGCCAGCGCGAGCGCGACGGCCAGGTCCGCGGCCGGCTCCGAGAGCTTCACCCCGCCGACCGTCGCGGAGTAGATGTCCCGTTTGCCCAAGGCGCTGATGCGGCCGCGCTGTTCCAGCACCGCGAGCATCATCGACACGCGCGAGGTCTCCAGACCGGAGGTGGTGCGCCGGGGGGAGGGGATCTGCGAGTCGACCGTGAGCGCCTGCACTTCGGCGACCAGGGGGCGGCGGCCCTCCAGGGTGACGGTCAGACAGGTGCCGGGGACCGGTTCGGCACGTCTGGTCAGGAAAAGTCCGCTCGGGTCCGCCAAGCCCGTGATGCCCTCGTCGTGCAGTTCGAAGCAGCCGACCTCGTCCGTCGTGCCGTAGCGGTTCTTCACCCCGCGCACCAGGCGCAGCCGCGCGTGCCGGTCGCCCTCGAAGTGCAGCACGACGTCCACCAGGTGTTCCAGCAGACGGGGCCCGGCGATCGCGCCGTCCTTGGTGACGTGGCCCACCAGGAGCGTGGACATCCCGCGCTCCTTGGAGGCCCGGATCAGCGCGCCCGCCACCTCGCGCACCTGGGCCATGCCGCCCGGGGCGCCGTCGATCTCCGGGGACGCCACCGTCTGCACCGAGTCCATGATCAGCAGCGACGGCTTCACCGCGTCCAAGTGGCCGAGCACGGCGGACAGATCCGTCTCGGCGGCCAGGTAGAGATGGTCGTCGATGGCGTGGATGCGGTCCGCGCGCAGCCGGACCTGGCTCGCCGACTCCTCCCCGGTCACGTACAGCGTGGGGTGCTCGGCGCTCGCCGACTTGGCCGCCACGTCCAGCAGCAGCGTGGACTTGCCCACACCCGGCTCACCCGCGACCAGTACCACCGCGCCGGGCACCAGGCCGCCGCCGAGCACCCGGTCCAGCTCGGGCACGCCGGTGGAGCGGGCGGTGGCCTGACGGCCGTCGACCTGGCCGATGGGCAGGGCGGAGGTGGTGACCCGCCCGGGCGTCGTCGTACGGACCGCGGGCGCGCCGTACTCCTCGACCGTCCCCCAGGCCTGGCACTCGGGGCAGCGCCCGAGCCACTTGGCCGTCTGCCAGCCGCACTCGGTGCAGCGGTAGGACGGGCGGTCCTTGGAGCTCTTGGTACGGGCAGCCATGCAGCAAAAGGTAACGGCACCCTCTGACAACGGGAGCGCGCCCCCGGGGCGGCGGCCCGGCGGAGAGCGCAGCTCACGGGGCAGCGAAAGGTTCCTGTACCCGATAGAGGGATCGTTTCACCCGTACGGATTAAATGTGCTCAGGGTGCCGGAAAGCGCCGCCCCGCGCCGCCTACGGTCGCCGGATGACGAGCAGTGGCCCGGAGACCTCGACCCGTATGACCGGAGCACACCGGACGCACCGGGAAGTGCGTGACCGCGGGGCCGCGCGCACCCTGGCACAGCGGCCGGCCACCCGCTACGAGCCCCATCTGGACGGCCTGTTCACCTACTGCCTGTCCGTGCTGTGCGACCACGACGCGGCGACCGCCGCCCTGGCCGACATCCTCACGCTCGCGGAACGCCGCGCCCGGACCGCCCCGGGCGACCCCGGGGACCGCAAGGCCTGGCTGTACGCGCTGGCCCGCTGGGCGTGTCTGCGCAGGCTCGCCGAGGCCCGGCAGAAGCGGCCGGCCGGCCACGCCGCGGGCCGCCCCGGCCGGCAGCGGACGGCCGGGGACGCGGCCGCACCGGCCGTCTCCGAGGAGGTCAGGGAGCGGCGGCGCGGCGAACTGGCCGAGCTGGCCTGGCCGGAGGCCGCCGGCACCACACCCGAGCAGCGCGAGGCGCTCGAACTCGCGGTGCGCCACCGTCTCGCCGCGCCCCAGGTCGCCGCCGTCCTCGGCATCCAGGCGGCCGCCGCGCGCGAGCTGCTCGCTTCGGCGGCCTGTGAGGTGGAACGCACCCGCGCGGCGCTCGCCGTCGTGGAGACCGGCGCCTGCCCGGGCGTGGCGCACCTCACCGGCGACCGGCGGCTGGTGCTCAGCGCCACCCTGCGCCGCGAACTCGTCCGGCACGTCGACGACTGCCCGCGCTGCCGCCGTACCGCGGAGCGGGCCCTGCCGGGCCGCTGGCCCGGCACCAGCGTCACACCGGACGAGCTGCCCGTCCTGCCGGCGCCCGGCGCGGACCTGCACG carries:
- the disA gene encoding DNA integrity scanning diadenylate cyclase DisA, coding for MAANDRAGAPGKSGGSAGSDGLMRASLSAVAPGTHLRDGLERVLRGNTGGLIVLGFDKTVETLCSGGFVLDVEFTATRLRELCKLDGGIVLSSDLSKILRAGVQLVPDPTIPTEETGTRHRTADRVSKQVGFPVVSVSQSMRLIALYVDGHRRVLEDSAAILSRANQALATLERYKLRLDEVAGTLSALEIEDLVTVRDVSAVAQRLEMVRRIATEIAEYVVELGTDGRLLALQLDELIAGVEPERELVVRDYVPEPTAKRSRTVDEALHELNALPQAELLELPTVARALGYTGSPETLDSAVSPRGFRLLAKVPRLPGAIIDRLVEHFGGLQKLLAASVDDLQTVDGVGEARARSVREGLSRLAESSILERYV
- the radA gene encoding DNA repair protein RadA — protein: MAARTKSSKDRPSYRCTECGWQTAKWLGRCPECQAWGTVEEYGAPAVRTTTPGRVTTSALPIGQVDGRQATARSTGVPELDRVLGGGLVPGAVVLVAGEPGVGKSTLLLDVAAKSASAEHPTLYVTGEESASQVRLRADRIHAIDDHLYLAAETDLSAVLGHLDAVKPSLLIMDSVQTVASPEIDGAPGGMAQVREVAGALIRASKERGMSTLLVGHVTKDGAIAGPRLLEHLVDVVLHFEGDRHARLRLVRGVKNRYGTTDEVGCFELHDEGITGLADPSGLFLTRRAEPVPGTCLTVTLEGRRPLVAEVQALTVDSQIPSPRRTTSGLETSRVSMMLAVLEQRGRISALGKRDIYSATVGGVKLSEPAADLAVALALASAASDTPLPKNLVAIGEVGLAGEVRRVTGVQRRLAEAHRLGFTHALVPGDPGKVPPGMKVLEVADIGDALQVLPRSRRRDAPRDEEQRR